CATTTCATAAATGCAACTATGTTTTCATAATGTTAAAATCACAGAGATGATTTaatcatgcaaatacacacatcaTCGACCACTGACCTCTCGCTTAATACATACAAGGCAGTTTCAGGCACACTGtagtatgaaaaaagaagaagaaaaaaatcgtttAAAAAATCGATGTTTCGACTTTTGGCCTTAAAAGTATGGCTACACAGTGTTTTTTGGAGACGTTTCAGTGTCGCAGAATGTAATGTGAGGTAACATGACGTGTTGCTGCGTGACTAAATCATAGTAAATGTAATGGGATGTAATACAGTGTTGCTGTGCGACTTGAGTCATATAATGTGTTACATTACACTGAGCTTCTTCACATTATGTTACATTCACaatcacatcacaccgcaccacactgcatcaaaacacaaaacaacacacagtttTATATCGCATTACATCAGATTACATATTACAATTAGTCACAGaaaacgctacatcacatctcaccccacccgaccccgttatgtcacataacacacaaccccccagGTTCGGATCCCCGAGTGTCCATGGAGGTGATCGACGTGACCCCGATGCCGGTGGTGATGCCGGGAGACATACACCTGACGGTGCAGGGACGGTTCAACTTCAATTTCACTGGCGCTGAGCTGCACCTGAGCATCAAGCGACACACCTTCCTCTTCGACCTCCCAGTGCCATGCCTCAACAACGTTGGTTCTTGGTAAAGGactggtggtttgttgttgttgctgttatcgtgTCCTTAGTACTAGTTTCTGATCAAGTAGTAGATGGTATTTTgtattatgttgttgctgttgttgcacgtTGGATTActctgctcgtcaggcatctacttagcagatgtggtgcagtgtatatggattcgtccgaacgcagtgacgcctttttgagtaactgaactgaactgaactgaactgaactgctgttattgtcgttgttgtattgtattgtattgtagcgttgtgtagtgtagtacagtgtactGTTGTTTAGTCTTGTTTAGTGCAGTGTAATTGTCCTGATGTAAAATTTGGACCAACATGAACATAAATGAGAGTTTTGGAAACCACGACCCGACCCCAAACGCAAATACAGTTTGAAAGGTTAAAAGTTTAATCACGACTGTTTTTGATGCTTCTTCCATTACTTCCAAAACGAAGACATCTGAGCTTGGATTTGTTATCTAATCTATAACAGCATATCATGCATCATCCAATGAGTACAGCAGGTTATGGTGCCGTGTCCTGTTTTTAATCTTGGGATTTACTTCCATGAGTTCCTTTTTTTACCCTGTGGATTATCATCCCTCGTTACTGGCCCCCATAGGCCGTGTCTTGTGATTCTCTGCTTGTAGATTAAAGCTTATTATTGCGAATTTGGCCATATTGAACAAGCCATTGACTCAgattcagtttcttaaggaggcatcactgcgttcggaaaaaaccCATAtagactacaccacatctgctgggcagatgcctgacacagTAAATATGAATCCAGTACCCCGATGTCCGTGAAAGGCTAAGGAACCCTTACCTTTTTAAACCACCTGTCTCAGGTACAGGGTTCAGAGAGTTTCACTGCCTGTCTCAGGTACAGGGTTCAGAGAGTTTCACTGCCTGTCTCAGGTACAGAGTTCAGAGAGTTTCACTGCCTGTCTCAGGTACAGAGTTCAGAGAGTTTCACTGCCTGTCTCAGGTACAGAGTTCAGAGAGTTTCACTGCCTGTCTCAGGTACAGAGTTCAGAGAGTTTCACTGCCTGTCTCAGGTACAGGGTTCAGAGAGTTTCACTGCCTGTCTCAGGTACAGAGTTCAGAGAGTTTCACTGCGTGTCTCAGGTACAGAGTTCAGAGAGTTTCACTGCCTGTCCCAGGTACAGAGTTCAGAGAGTTTCACTGCCTGTCTCAGGTACAGAGTTCAGAGAGTTTCACTGCCTGTCTCAGGTACAGAGTTCAGAGAGTTTCACTGCCTGTCTCAGGTACAGAGTTCAGAGAGTTTCACTGCCTGTCTCAGGTACAGAGTTCAGAGAGTTTCACTGCCTGTCTCAGGTACAGGGTTCAATGAGTTTCACTGCCTGTCTCAGGTACAGAGTTCAGAGAGTTTCACTGCCTGTCTCAGGTACAGAGTTCAGAGAGTTTCACTGCCTGTCTCAGGTACAGAGTTCAGAGAGTTTCACTGCCTGTCTCAGGTACAGAGTTCAGAGAGTTTCACTGCTTGTCTCAGGTACAGAGTTCAGAGAGTTTCACTGCCTGTCTCAGGTACAGGGTTCAATGAGTTTCACTGCCTGTCTCAGCACCTACGAAATCTCGTGCTCGGGCCCCTCCCTCCTAGAGACGATGGTGAACGAGAACTGGGGTGGGATCTTCAAGGACCTGGGCCAGCAGCTGCTGACCATGATGAGCACCATGACGGACCTGAAGAGCTCGCAGTGCCCCGTGCCCCCAGGGTCCGTAGACCTTCAGGCCTACACCCTCCACCTGCCCGCCGTGCCCACCAATAGTATCCTCTTCTTCCTTAACCAGGTAGGTTCTGTCTTTTTGTTGCTCAGATAGATTCTGGTTTTTTTTCGCTGCTCAGCTGCGTTTTCTCTTTTGCCGCTCAGCTAAGTTATCACTTTCGTTGTTCTCTCTTTCCATGCTCAGGTAGACTGTCTCATTTCGCTGTCTTTCGCCGTTCAGGCAGGATCTCTTTTCTTGCTCGGATAGGTTGTCTCTTTCACTGCTCAGATAGGTTGTCTCTTTCACTGCTCAGATACGTTGTCTCTCTCACTGCTCATGTAGGCTGTCTCTTTCACTGCTCAGATAGGTTGTTTCTTTCACTGCTCAGGTATGTATGTTGTCTCTTTCACTGCTCAGATAGGTTGTCTCTTTCCCTGCTCAAATAGGTTGTCTCTCTCGCTGCTCAGGTAGGTATGTTGTCTCTCTCGCTGCTCAGATAGGTTGTCTCTTTCACTGCTCAGATAGGTTGTCTCTTTCACTGCTCAGGTAggttctctctttcactgctcAGATAGGTTGTCTCTTTCACTGCTCAGATAGGTTGTCTCTTTCACTGCTCAGGTAggttctctctttcactgctcAGATAGGTTGTCTCTCTCGCTGCTCAGGTAGGTATGTTGTCTCTCTCGCTGCTCAGATaggttgtctctttctctgctcagGTAGGCTGTCTCTCTCGCTGCTCAGATAGGTTGTCTCTTTCACTGCTCAGATAGGTTGTCTCTCTCGCTGCTCGGGTAGGTTGTCTTTTTCACTGCTCAGATAGGTTGTCTCTCTCGCTGCTCAGGTATGTATGTTGTCTCTCTCGCTGCTCAGGTAGGTATGTTGTCTCTCTCGCTGGTCAGATAGGTTGTCTCTTTCACTACTCAGGTAGGCTGTCTCTTTCACTGCTCAGATAGGTTGTCTCTCTCGCTGTTCTATCTTTCGGTGCTCAGGTAGATTGTCTCTTTTTGCTGCTTTGTTATGTTGTTTCTTTCGCTACTCAGGTAGAGAGTTGTGTGGATATGTCATcatcactgatgatgataataatgttattgccaccaccaccaccactatcaccaccaccaccaccaccatcatcatcatcgtcgtcatcgtcgtcttcattaAAAATGTCcttacactgtctctctgtttcgtcCACATCATCGCAACAATAATTATCACCATCGTCCACAAGAAtgaccatctcctctctctctcttctataattacaaataaatggcaacggtgttTCCTTgctcgatttcgatccaggaccttagggtTTAATACAAACAGAGTATggcatattcaaaatagtgaaagtgatagtgtatgtcagttgtgtcatcaggatttagaaattaagaatcattttgttttccattgtaaggaatacagtgttattagaaatgattatgcattctttacacatccgtttgcattaagacatgatctagtagctatcctttcatcaaataatgaagacatcctattttcactcgccaaatatattgtagaagcatacaacattcgaagaaaaagattaaccgaacgatagttttaacatgatagaaacataatgcaaaataaaatataagatccataactcaatttagattggtaaataaccaaaaagaggctcagctgcaaagttggatggtcatatgttcgaattaattacttagtattatgcatgagtaatatggaatatgttgtattaatgttgtgggtgtgaatgtatgagtgtttatgtgtttatgaatatgtacttatttgcttgttatttccccttatttttcgttttactttttgttttcgtcgtttgctaaaataaggtgaataatcccccttggcactagagctgtaaaacgctatttgccaataaaaaatatgtctttgtcttgtcttctctctctctctctctctctctctctctctctctctctctctctctctctctctctctctctctctctcttaccccaggACTTAAAGTTCATCACAAAATAAttatccctctctgtgtctttctcccttcacccctccccaccc
The sequence above is a segment of the Babylonia areolata isolate BAREFJ2019XMU chromosome 19, ASM4173473v1, whole genome shotgun sequence genome. Coding sequences within it:
- the LOC143294042 gene encoding uncharacterized protein LOC143294042, with translation MAVSTFVVLLMCTWMVHARYGHLQWSNCGSDPRVSMEVIDVTPMPVVMPGDIHLTVQGRFNFNFTGAELHLSIKRHTFLFDLPVPCLNNVGSCTYEISCSGPSLLETMVNENWGGIFKDLGQQLLTMMSTMTDLKSSQCPVPPGSVDLQAYTLHLPAVPTNSILFFLNQGDKSINVRVTEKSTGRTLLCLDFPHT